A DNA window from Gemmatimonadaceae bacterium contains the following coding sequences:
- the ligD gene encoding DNA ligase D produces the protein MKAVSPMLASVGSEIPAGDGWVFEPKYDGIRVLAFVTGTGRGKAARGDVALISRNGLDKTHSFPEIADALRALHRTVKRPFVLDGEVVVMQGDAPLRFQELQSRMHVSDRTAIEGHRSATPAALMVFDLLLDGNQSLVTEPWRVRRKHLAELLLPPGGRSSALRLSDVSDDGEAMLRAAREHDWEGIIAKRADAPYEAGRRSTSWRKLKIERRQEFVIGGWTEPRNSREHIGAILLGFYDGGDFVYAGHTGTGFTRKSLAEMYKRLARIERATSPFSTRFRTNQPAHWTKPEIVVEIKFNEWTADGKLRQPVYLGMRDDKDPRAVKKEKPVVLSEHSERRTPVRRGELLRRDGGPSVRAARAAQDAIVGKLRAIEDAGGSGILDLPTGELEISNLDKIFFPRVKRTKGDLMRYYARMAPYLLPAIADRPLVMKRFPGGIDGKAFYQQKAPADAPRSVRVESVSDEGLTTADRLVGRDLATLLYLVQLGAISVDPWHSRVGSIQYADYSIVDLDPGPKAPFRRVVQVACVVKEVLDQLGLRAVPKTSGASGIHIVLPLGPGASNDAARTVAEVIAIEVARRVPKLATVERRVGQRAPGAVYVDFLQNIRGKTVAGVYSVRAQPRATVSTPLEWAELTEDLDPTAFTIDTIPERVARRGDLWARAMKAPNRLEGMLDTSKSSTDWKKDSKRSTRTKLTAVGGARG, from the coding sequence ATGAAGGCCGTGAGTCCCATGCTCGCCAGCGTCGGGAGTGAGATTCCCGCTGGCGACGGATGGGTCTTCGAGCCGAAGTACGACGGCATTCGCGTTCTCGCATTCGTCACGGGCACCGGACGGGGGAAAGCCGCGCGCGGCGACGTGGCGTTGATCAGCAGGAATGGATTGGACAAGACGCATTCGTTTCCGGAGATCGCGGATGCGTTGCGGGCGTTGCATCGCACGGTCAAGCGGCCGTTCGTCCTCGACGGCGAGGTCGTCGTCATGCAGGGCGACGCGCCGCTGCGGTTTCAGGAGCTGCAAAGCCGCATGCATGTGAGCGACCGCACCGCGATCGAAGGACATCGATCGGCGACGCCGGCCGCGTTGATGGTGTTCGACCTGTTGCTCGACGGAAACCAATCGTTGGTCACTGAGCCGTGGCGCGTTCGGCGGAAGCATCTCGCCGAGCTCCTCCTTCCCCCGGGTGGTCGTTCCAGCGCGTTACGGCTCAGTGACGTTTCCGACGACGGTGAAGCGATGCTGCGCGCCGCTCGTGAGCACGATTGGGAAGGCATCATCGCCAAGCGGGCGGACGCGCCGTACGAAGCGGGACGGCGCTCGACGAGCTGGCGCAAGCTCAAGATCGAGCGGCGGCAGGAATTCGTGATTGGCGGATGGACCGAACCGCGCAACTCGCGCGAGCACATCGGCGCCATTCTGCTTGGCTTCTACGACGGCGGCGATTTCGTGTACGCGGGACATACGGGCACCGGGTTCACGCGGAAATCGCTGGCCGAGATGTACAAGCGGCTCGCGCGGATCGAGCGCGCGACGTCGCCATTCTCGACGCGCTTTCGCACGAATCAACCGGCGCATTGGACGAAGCCGGAGATCGTGGTCGAGATCAAGTTCAACGAATGGACCGCGGATGGAAAGCTGCGGCAGCCGGTGTATCTCGGCATGCGCGACGACAAGGATCCGCGTGCTGTGAAAAAGGAGAAGCCCGTCGTCCTGAGCGAGCACAGCGAGCGAAGGACCCCGGTGCGCCGAGGAGAGCTCCTCCGTCGGGACGGGGGTCCTTCGGTGCGCGCTGCGCGCGCCGCTCAGGATGCCATCGTGGGCAAGCTCCGCGCGATCGAAGACGCGGGCGGCTCCGGCATCCTCGACCTGCCGACGGGCGAATTAGAGATTTCTAATCTCGACAAGATCTTCTTCCCCAGGGTCAAGCGCACGAAAGGCGATCTGATGCGCTACTACGCGCGCATGGCGCCCTATCTGCTGCCGGCAATCGCCGACCGGCCGCTCGTGATGAAGCGTTTTCCGGGCGGCATCGACGGCAAGGCGTTCTACCAGCAGAAGGCACCGGCAGACGCGCCGCGATCCGTGCGCGTGGAGTCGGTGTCGGACGAGGGATTGACCACGGCGGACCGTCTCGTCGGGCGCGACCTCGCCACGCTGCTCTATCTCGTGCAGCTGGGCGCCATCTCGGTCGATCCCTGGCACTCACGTGTGGGATCGATTCAATACGCCGACTATTCGATCGTCGATCTCGACCCGGGCCCGAAGGCACCGTTCAGGCGCGTCGTGCAGGTCGCCTGCGTGGTGAAGGAGGTGCTCGACCAACTTGGATTGCGCGCGGTGCCGAAGACGTCGGGGGCGAGCGGCATTCACATCGTACTGCCGCTGGGGCCCGGGGCGTCGAACGATGCGGCGCGCACCGTCGCTGAAGTCATCGCGATCGAAGTGGCCCGGCGCGTTCCCAAACTCGCGACCGTCGAACGCCGGGTGGGTCAGCGTGCGCCGGGCGCGGTCTACGTGGATTTTCTGCAGAACATTCGCGGAAAGACCGTGGCCGGTGTTTATTCCGTGCGCGCGCAACCGCGCGCCACGGTCTCGACGCCGCTCGAGTGGGCGGAGCTCACCGAGGATCTCGATCCGACCGCGTTCACCATCGACACCATTCCCGAGCGGGTCGCCAGGCGCGGCGACCTCTGGGCGAGGGCGATGAAGGCACCCAATCGGCTCGAGGGCATGCTCGACACGTCGAAGAGTTCAACGGACTGGAAAAAGGACTCGAAGCGGTCAACGCGCACGAAGCTCACAGCCGTTGGAGGCGCGCGTGGCTGA
- a CDS encoding ATP-dependent DNA ligase: MTLPIKPGYEPMEARVVAELPRGDDWQYEPKWDGFRCLAFRNDKTVELRSKSGQSLTRYFPELVEALRSLKAKRFVVDGEIVVPDVAGLSFDALLQRIHPAESRVTRLSQETPATLLVFDLLVDARGTDLTDEPLAERRERLETFARANFAKNHSISLSPATRDYAEAKKWLAGQSGTDGVMAKRTDLAYATGERTGMVKIKRKRTADCVVGGFRYATKGKVVGSFLLGLYDDDGILHHVGFTSSFTGEERKQFTPIVERLRGGEGFTGRAPGGPSRWSTKRSSEWEALEPSLVVEVEYDHFTSGRFRHGTKFLRWRPDKAPKQCRMSQVAEARREAKNGLNGGQRDAERRGVSGGAARGKSNARGRGHTQHARQTSARRGSGRRAPAGKPSRAAG; this comes from the coding sequence GTGACGCTGCCGATCAAGCCGGGATACGAGCCGATGGAGGCACGCGTCGTCGCCGAGCTGCCGCGCGGCGACGACTGGCAGTACGAGCCCAAATGGGACGGCTTTCGGTGTTTAGCGTTCCGTAATGATAAAACCGTTGAACTTCGCTCGAAGTCCGGCCAATCACTGACGCGGTATTTTCCGGAGCTGGTCGAGGCGCTGCGCTCGCTCAAGGCGAAGCGCTTCGTGGTGGACGGTGAGATCGTGGTGCCCGACGTCGCCGGCCTCTCGTTCGATGCCCTCTTGCAGCGCATTCATCCGGCCGAGAGTCGCGTCACGCGCCTGTCGCAGGAAACGCCGGCCACGCTGCTCGTGTTCGACCTGCTCGTCGACGCGCGCGGCACCGATCTGACGGACGAGCCGCTCGCTGAACGGCGTGAGCGTCTCGAGACGTTCGCTCGAGCGAACTTCGCGAAAAACCACAGTATTTCGCTGAGCCCGGCAACGCGGGACTACGCCGAGGCGAAGAAGTGGCTCGCCGGGCAGTCGGGCACGGACGGCGTGATGGCGAAGCGCACGGACCTCGCGTACGCCACGGGCGAGCGCACCGGGATGGTCAAGATCAAGCGAAAGCGGACCGCAGATTGCGTCGTGGGCGGTTTTCGCTATGCAACGAAGGGCAAGGTCGTCGGCTCGTTTCTCCTGGGCCTCTACGACGATGATGGGATTCTGCACCATGTCGGCTTCACGTCGAGCTTCACCGGGGAGGAGCGCAAGCAATTCACGCCGATCGTGGAGCGATTGCGCGGCGGCGAAGGTTTCACCGGGCGGGCGCCCGGCGGTCCAAGCCGGTGGTCGACGAAGCGGTCCAGCGAATGGGAAGCGCTCGAACCGTCACTCGTGGTCGAAGTCGAGTACGATCACTTCACGAGCGGACGATTCCGGCACGGGACCAAGTTTTTGCGCTGGCGTCCGGACAAGGCGCCGAAGCAATGCCGGATGTCTCAAGTCGCGGAGGCGCGACGCGAGGCGAAAAACGGATTGAACGGGGGGCAACGCGATGCCGAGCGGCGAGGAGTCTCTGGAGGGGCCGCGCGCGGAAAGTCGAACGCGCGCGGGAGGGGGCATACACAACACGCGCGGCAGACGTCCGCGCGCCGCGGGAGCGGACGCCGCGCTCCCGCCGGCAAGCCTTCCCGCGCCGCAGGGTGA
- a CDS encoding GNAT family N-acetyltransferase, with protein sequence MNDRVVEDRRGDLLLSTDRTRIDVNAVLAWLHASHWGWSMTRELLERAIENSMCVAVYRDAEQLSFLRVVTDLSTFAYFTDVIVAESARGQGLGSWMVEAVLTHPDLQGLRRFALLTRDAQGLYERFGFSATDLSASTYMELRPPRR encoded by the coding sequence ATGAACGATCGCGTCGTCGAAGACCGTCGCGGCGACCTGCTGTTGTCCACCGATCGCACGCGGATCGACGTGAATGCCGTGTTGGCCTGGCTGCACGCCTCGCACTGGGGTTGGTCCATGACCCGGGAGTTGCTCGAGCGCGCGATCGAGAACTCCATGTGTGTCGCCGTCTACCGGGACGCGGAACAACTGAGCTTCCTCCGCGTCGTGACCGATCTGTCGACCTTCGCGTATTTCACGGACGTCATCGTCGCGGAATCGGCGCGAGGGCAGGGGCTGGGTTCGTGGATGGTGGAGGCGGTGTTGACGCATCCGGACCTGCAGGGCCTCAGGCGATTCGCCCTTCTCACCCGCGACGCACAGGGTCTCTACGAACGCTTCGGTTTTTCGGCCACGGACTTGTCCGCTTCGACCTACATGGAACTGCGCCCCCCAAGGCGATAG